Part of the Thiovulum sp. ES genome is shown below.
CAGGAAATTTGCTTTCAAAATAGTACGGTTGAGTTTCAAGTTGGTTTTTTGGTGAAATCACATTTTTTCCAAATTTCAAACCTTTTTCCGTCAAAGATTTAAACTCTTTCAGAATTGGGATTTTCACCTCTTTTCCATTGACATCTTTTTCAGTTTTGTATTTTGAACTTTTCCGAGTTTTGACTTCCAAAATTCCCGCAGAAATTAAGAGTTTGTTGAATTTTTGTGCCGACATTCCAACATC
Proteins encoded:
- a CDS encoding hypothetical protein (IMG reference gene:2508611253_SP) is translated as DVGMSAQKFNKLLISAGILEVKTRKSSKYKTEKDVNGKEVKIPILKEFKSLTEKGLKFGKNVISPKNQLETQPYYFESKFPELLKLLGL